The Sphingosinicellaceae bacterium genome includes the window TGGCGATCGGCGAAGGCATCTACGAGGCCGACGCGCGCCTCGACCTCGAGGAACTGCATGAGGCGCTCGGGGTCAACCTGGCGAACGACGACATCGGCGAGGACGTCGATACATTGGGCGGCATGGTCTTCATGCTGGCCGGCCGCGTCCCCGCGATCGGCGAAACCGTCGAGCACCCCGCCGGCTGGAAGTTCGAGGTCATCGACGGCGACCCGCGCATGGTCCGCCGGGTCCGGCTTTACCCGCCGGAAGTAGCGATCGCCTAGCGGCTGGCGATCCCCTCCGGCCCGGCAATCGCCGGAATCTCCCAGGCCCCGCCCGCTTCCAGGACCCGGAAGCGCCCTGCCTCGATGTGCTTCTCGGCAAGCACCTTCGCCAGCAGCTGGGGTGGCTCGTCGATGGCTTCCGAGGTCAGCTCGAACGTTCCCCAGTGGACCCCCAGTGCATAGGCTGCACCAAGCTGCCCGAACGCCGTGACCGCCTCCGCCGGGCCGATGTGATTGCCGCTCGGGGCGCCCTCGAGCTTGATCGCGCCGATCGGCAGCACCGCCAGCCGCACCGGACGCTCGGTGCGCGCTTCGAGGCCCCACTTCATGTCGCCCGGCCCGGTATCGCCGGCGTAATAGAGGTCGCCGCCCGGCAGGGTGACGCGGAATGCGGTCCACAGGGTCAGGTCGTGGTCGTCGACCCAGTGCGCGCTCCAGTGGTGGGCGCGGTGGAGGGTGACGATGACTCCGGGGGCTACGGCCACGGTGCCGCCCCAGTCGCGCGCCACCGCCTTGATGCCGTGGTCCGCCAGCAGGACGTCGTTGCCGAGCCCGGTGACGATCAGCGGGTGGTCGCGGCGCCACAACTTGCCCATCACCGCGAGGTCGAGGTGGTCGTAGTGGTTGTGGCTGAGCAGCACGAGGTCGATCTTCGGCAGGTCGGCGAAGCGCACGCCGGGCTCGCGGACGCGGCGCGGCCCGGCGAACGCGACCGGTGAATCGCGCTCCGACCAGACCGGATCGAGCAGGATGTTGAGCCCGTTGGTCTGGATCAGCGCGGTAGCGTGCCCGATCCACGTTACCCGCATCGCCGTGCCCGCGACGCGCGCTGGCGGGACCGAGGGCGTCACCGGCACCGACTTCGGCCAGCTGCTGTGCTGGCCCTTGCCGAAGGCACGCTCGAGAAGGCCGAGATTGGACTGTTTCTCCTGCCCGCCGGTGCCCTGCTCGCCGTCGGGATTGAAGAACTTGCGGCCGTCGAAGTGCTCGCTGACCGGCCCCGTGTAGAAGCGATCGCGATGCGGCCCGGCGGCCGAGCAACCCCCGGCCGCGATCAGTCCCAGCGTCGCGACGACGGTGGCAACAGCGAAAATTATACGCATCCGTGGCCCCCCGGCTGACTTCCGGCGGGCACCAAAGTCCGGTTCGCAGCGGCTGTCAAACCGCGGGCCAACGCACTGCGCCTTGCGCCGACGGGGGCAGCGGCCCTATGTGCGGCGCTCACCGACAGGACCGAGACACCATGCGCGCCGAGGGCCAGGCCCATATCGACTCCATCAAGCAGGCGCTGGACCTGCTGAGGAGGTTCCTTTGACTGGGATCGTGCACTCCGACGCCTCGACGAGCTGAACGCGCGGGTCGAGGACCCGACCCTGTGGAACGACCCCAAGGCGGCGCAGGCCGTGATGCAGGAGCGTCGCCGTCTCGACGAGGCGATCGGCGCGACCCGCGCCATCGAGCGTGAACTCGACGAGACCGCCGAGCTGATCGAGATGGCCGAGGCCGAGGGCGACGTGGCCATGGTCGACGACGGCATCGCGGCGCTGAAGGCGCTCGCGGCCAAGGCCGAGACCGACAAGGTCCAGGCGCTGCTGGCGGGCGAGGCGGACGCCAACGATTCCTATATCGAGGTCAACTCGGGCGCCGGCGGCACCGAGTCCCAGGACTGGGCGTCGATGCTGCAGCGCATGTATCAGCGCTGGGCCGAGCGCCACGGCTACAAGGTCGAGCTGATCGACTTTCACGCCGGCGAGCAGGCCGGGATCAAGTCGGCGACGCTGCTGCTCAAGGGCCCCAACGCCTATGGCTGGTCGAAGACCGAGAGCGGCGTCCACCGGCTGGTGCGGATCAGCCCCTACGACTCGGCAGCGCGGCGGCACACCAGCTTCGCCAGCGTTTGGGTCTATCCGGTGGTCGACGACGACATCGACATCGTGGTCGACGACAAGGACCTGAAGGTCGACACCTACCGCGCCTCCGGGTCGGGCGGCCAGCACGTCAACACCACCGATTCCGCCGTACGCCTCACCCACATCCCGACCGGCGTCGTCGTCGCGTGCCAGAACGAGCGCTCGCAGCACAAGAACCGCGCCACCGCAATGAAGATGCTGAAGGCCCGGCTGTACGAGCGCGAGCTGGCGATCCGCGAAGCGGCGGCAGCGGACGTCGAGGCCGGCAAGACCGACATCGGCTGGGGCCATCAGATTCGCAGCTACGTCCTGCAGCCCTATCAGCTGGTCAAGGACCTGCGGACCGGGGTGACCAGCACCGCGCCGTCGGACGTTCTCGACGGCGACCTCGACCCGTTCATGGCGGCAGCGCTGTCGCAGCGGGTGACCGGCGAGGCGGTGACCGTCGAGGACGTCGACTAGGGCGCCTACGGACCCGCGGGTGCGAACAGCACCAGCCACGTCTTGGGGCCGACGATGCCGTCCGGGACCATGTCGTGCTCGCGCTGGAAGGCGCGGACCTTGGCCTCGGTGCCCCCACCGAACAGGCCGTCAACACCGATCTTCAGGGCGGCCTGGAGCTGCTTCACGGCATCGCCGCGGCTGCCGTTCCGCAACGTCGGGCGGGCATCGGCATCGACCGCCGGAACCGGCGGCGGCACTGGCGTGGTGCCCGACATGAAGCCCTGGATCTGGCTGCGGAACGCTTCCATGTCGAACGACGGGTCGCTCTTGCGGCCGTGGGGCACGGCCCATTCCTTGTGGCCGCAACACATCCCGACGGGCAGGTCGAGATGGCGGAAGATCGCCGCGATGCCGCGCGCATAGGCTTCCATCTGGATCGACGGCCACGGCGTGTCGTTGGGAAGGCCGGTATTCTCGGCCTCGATGCCGATGAAGTTGGTGTTGCCGCTGGTCTGGCCGTGCCACTCGCCTTTGCCGGCGTGCTGGCAGAAGCCCGCGGCGATGACATAGAAGGTGCCGTCGCGGCCAAGCCCGAGCTGCGCCAGCGGGCCCTGCAGGTCGGGGCGTCCGGTCTTGATGAGGTTCAGGCTGGGCATGTTTCCGGTGACGGGGCCGGCCGTGTGGTGGCAGATCACGCCGCGAATATCACCCATGTCCTTGAGGCCGCGTGCGCGCCATTCCGGCACCTCGGCAACCTTCAGGCCGGCATCGAGCAGGACCTCCGCCAGCCAGGTCAATGAAAACGCCATGGTCCCCCTCCCGCTCAGTTCGCTGGTGCGGCGACACCGCCGGCGGCGGGCGGCAGCGCGTCGTCGGGCGTCTCCTCGGACGGATCGAGGGCAGCGTCGCTCAGGCAGTCGCCGCCATGGTCGTCGGCATCGGTAGCGGCAGGCGGTGCGCCGGGGGCCGACCCGGTCGCGCCCGCGACCGCGCCCCTCGCGTCGCCGCCGTTGCCGCCGCCCTTGCCGTCCTTGTCGTCGGATCTGGATGACAGCGGCGCGGCAACCTTGGGCGGATCGGCCGTTACGACCACCGTCGCCAGCAGGTTACCGACCAGCCGCTCGACGAAGCCGGCGAGGAAGCCGATCACCGCCACCAGCATCGGGCTATAGTGGTCCTTCGCGACCCCCGCGCTGCCCCTGGTCAGGTCGCTGACGTTGTTCGGATTGAGCTTCGCGGCGTCGGCACCGAAGGCGATGCTGGAGACCAGCCCGGTCCGGAAAAGCTCGATCAGCACGACTGCGCCGATCATCCCGATGATCACCCGCAGGACCGCGTCGATACCGCTGTCCCACAACCGCAGGTCGCTCAGCGGTGCCCGGTCGCGTGTGGCGATGGCGACCGAGAAGAACGCGCCGAGCGCCCCCGCCCCGGCGGCGAGCATCAGGTTGTTGCCTTCCGCTTCGTAGTTTTTCCAGGTGAGGCCGACCCAGGCGAGGATGAGCAGGAAGAGCGAGGCGAACGCTGCGGTCGCGACATAGAAACGGCGGGCCCGGGCGCTGCGCTCGTCCTCGATGTCGTGCTTGACCCCGTCGAGATAGAGCAGTGCCGAAGGGACGTCGTTCTCGAGCGCGAGCGACAGCGCGTCGGCTACGCGGCGGTCGTAGCGCGCGGCGGCGGCCCGGCGCTGCGGACTGTCGCCGTCGCCGGCGATCCAGCGATGGGCGCGGGCAATGATGCCCGGATGCTCGTCGGCGCGTCCACCGACCGGGCCGCGCCAGCCGTCGATCAGGCCGTTGATCTGGCCACGCAACGGGTTGATCGGCGCCAGCACGCGGCGCTGCTCCTCCTGCTTGTCGGGGTCGTCGTGATAATGGACGACGACGCGGTCGGCCGCTCGAAAGATCGCGTAGTGGGGTGGGTTCCGATAGTAGATCTGCCCGATCTTGTTACCGGTTTCATCAAGGCCGCCCTTGACGATGCCTGCGACATCCATCCCCCACCTCCGCTTTGTCCCCTTGCTGGTTTATCCTAATCGCGGGTTTTCGCCAATGTGAGTTAACTCACGCGGCGCGGAGGCGGATCGTGTTCCAGTAGGGGGCGACGATCGGGAGTGCGGCGGAGCAACCAGCGCACTCGGCCGTGGCGCGACCGACAATCCAGTTGGTCTGGCCGCAGTCGGGGCAGCGGGTCTCGACACCCGGTCGGTACATCAGAACGGACGGGGCCGGGTCGGCGCGCTCAGGTCTCGCCATGATGCAATACCTCTCCTACGCCGGGTCAACGTGCGACGAGTCGGTGTGGTTGCGTGACGAGTCGTCGATAATTGTGCATAACTTTTTCACCGCTCCGTGCAGCACGTGCTCCAGCGACACCGGCGGCGTTTACGTTGCCACCTCAATCCGGTAGCGGCTTGGCGGTGCTAAGGATTTTCTCCCCCGGCGAAAACGGCGCGGCGTGCGTCACCAACTGCGACCTGTCGACATTACCCGCCGGCGCGGTGTGGATCGACATGCTGTGCCCGACCCAGGAGGAAGAAGATTTCGTCGAAGGCGCGCTCGGCGTTTCGGTGCCGACCCGCGATGAGATGGTCGAGATCGAGCCTTCGAGCCGGATGTACGAAGACAACGGCGCGATCTACGTCACCGCCAACATCGTTGCCGGCTTCGGTACCGACAAGCTCGCTTCGACCGCGGTGTCGTTCGTCCTGACACCCGCTCACCTGGTCACCGTGCGCTACGAATCGCCGAAGGTGTTCGAGGTCATCAAGGCGAACTTCGAGCGCAACAAGTCGCTGACCGCCGACCCCGCGACGACATTGGGCCAACTGCTCGATGCCGTCATCGACCGGCTCGCAGACGGGCTCGAGCATGTCGGCAGCGAGATGGACCATATCTCGCAGTCCACCTTCCGCCGCGCGGTCGTCGGCCAACGCCATGCACGTCTGTCGACGGTGGCGCTGCAGGCGCTGCTGTCGCGTATCGGGCACACCCAGGACGTCGTCTCCAAGGCGCGGGATTCGGCGCTGACGCTGGCACGGTCGCTCAGTTTCCTAGCGTTCGCGCTCGGCAAGGACGGGCCGCGCGAGCATCTGAAGTCGCTGTCGCGCGACGTCGCGGCGCTGACCGACCACGCCAATTACCTCGGTAACAACATCACTTTCCTGCTCGACGCGGTGCTCGGCCTGATCAACCTGGAACAGGCGAACATTTCCAAGATTTTCTCGGTCGCGGCGCTGGTGTTCCTGCCGCCGACCCTGATCGCGGGAATCTACGGCATGAACTTCGCGATCCTGCCGGAGCTACACTGGCAGTACGGGTATATCTGGGCGCTGTGCCTGATGCTGACCTCGGCGGTGGCACCGTATCTGGTGTTCCGCTGGAAGGGGTGGCTGTAACGCTCAGTCGTCGAAGCTGCAGCCGTATTCGCCCTTGAACGACGCCGAGCGCCGGGCAATGCCGGGCACCCACGCCGTGATGCGCTTCGCCGCCGGGTCGTCGGACATCTGGACAATCTCCATGCCGGGCTCGAAGTCGGTGGCGCAGCTTTTCATGTCGCGGCCACCGGCGTAGCGGCACGAGCACACGACATGGGCGACATAGCCGCTGGCGAGATACGCTCGCTTGCCCTGCGGCCCGAACTTGAGCCACGCGAAGCCGCCGCCGAGCGCGACCAGCACGACCGCGACCAGTATCAACCAAGTCCTTGCCTTCACGGACGCGCCCCCACTAACGTCGCCTGGCGAGCAACACTGCGTCGCTTACGAGCAACACGAACTTCGCCGCGAGGGCGAGCAAGGGAGACTGAACCGGATGCGGGGCGTGCGATCAAGCCTGTTCGCATTCGCCCTGTGGCTGGGGGTGCCGCTGGCT containing:
- a CDS encoding MBL fold metallo-hydrolase — translated: MRIIFAVATVVATLGLIAAGGCSAAGPHRDRFYTGPVSEHFDGRKFFNPDGEQGTGGQEKQSNLGLLERAFGKGQHSSWPKSVPVTPSVPPARVAGTAMRVTWIGHATALIQTNGLNILLDPVWSERDSPVAFAGPRRVREPGVRFADLPKIDLVLLSHNHYDHLDLAVMGKLWRRDHPLIVTGLGNDVLLADHGIKAVARDWGGTVAVAPGVIVTLHRAHHWSAHWVDDHDLTLWTAFRVTLPGGDLYYAGDTGPGDMKWGLEARTERPVRLAVLPIGAIKLEGAPSGNHIGPAEAVTAFGQLGAAYALGVHWGTFELTSEAIDEPPQLLAKVLAEKHIEAGRFRVLEAGGAWEIPAIAGPEGIASR
- a CDS encoding N-acetylmuramoyl-L-alanine amidase is translated as MAFSLTWLAEVLLDAGLKVAEVPEWRARGLKDMGDIRGVICHHTAGPVTGNMPSLNLIKTGRPDLQGPLAQLGLGRDGTFYVIAAGFCQHAGKGEWHGQTSGNTNFIGIEAENTGLPNDTPWPSIQMEAYARGIAAIFRHLDLPVGMCCGHKEWAVPHGRKSDPSFDMEAFRSQIQGFMSGTTPVPPPVPAVDADARPTLRNGSRGDAVKQLQAALKIGVDGLFGGGTEAKVRAFQREHDMVPDGIVGPKTWLVLFAPAGP
- the prfB gene encoding peptide chain release factor 2 (programmed frameshift), yielding MRAEGQAHIDSIKQALDLLRRSFDWDRALRRLDELNARVEDPTLWNDPKAAQAVMQERRRLDEAIGATRAIERELDETAELIEMAEAEGDVAMVDDGIAALKALAAKAETDKVQALLAGEADANDSYIEVNSGAGGTESQDWASMLQRMYQRWAERHGYKVELIDFHAGEQAGIKSATLLLKGPNAYGWSKTESGVHRLVRISPYDSAARRHTSFASVWVYPVVDDDIDIVVDDKDLKVDTYRASGSGGQHVNTTDSAVRLTHIPTGVVVACQNERSQHKNRATAMKMLKARLYERELAIREAAAADVEAGKTDIGWGHQIRSYVLQPYQLVKDLRTGVTSTAPSDVLDGDLDPFMAAALSQRVTGEAVTVEDVD
- a CDS encoding magnesium transporter CorA family protein, which produces MAVLRIFSPGENGAACVTNCDLSTLPAGAVWIDMLCPTQEEEDFVEGALGVSVPTRDEMVEIEPSSRMYEDNGAIYVTANIVAGFGTDKLASTAVSFVLTPAHLVTVRYESPKVFEVIKANFERNKSLTADPATTLGQLLDAVIDRLADGLEHVGSEMDHISQSTFRRAVVGQRHARLSTVALQALLSRIGHTQDVVSKARDSALTLARSLSFLAFALGKDGPREHLKSLSRDVAALTDHANYLGNNITFLLDAVLGLINLEQANISKIFSVAALVFLPPTLIAGIYGMNFAILPELHWQYGYIWALCLMLTSAVAPYLVFRWKGWL